One window of Camelina sativa cultivar DH55 chromosome 4, Cs, whole genome shotgun sequence genomic DNA carries:
- the LOC104779588 gene encoding PHD finger protein ALFIN-LIKE 6 isoform X1, with translation MEGITHAIPRTVEEVFSDFRGRRAGLIKALTNDMVKFYQTCDPEKENLCLYGLPNETWEVNLPVEEVPPELPEPALGINFARDGMQEKDWVSLVAVHSDSWLLSVAFYFGARFGFGKNERKRLFQMINELPTIFEVVTGNAKQSKELSGNNNNSKSKSSGVKKQSRQTESVTKVAKMPSPPPKDEDESEDEEEDDEQGAVCGACGDSYGTDEFWICCDACEKWFHGKCVKITPAKAENIKHYKCPSCSNKRSRP, from the exons ATGGAGGGAATCACTCATGCTATACCTCGTACTGTTGAAGAGGTCTTTAGCGACTTCAGAGGTCGACGAGCTGGTCTTATCAAAGCCCTCACTAACG ATATGGTGAAGTTTTACCAAACGTGTGATCCTG AGAAGGAGAACTTGTGCCTCTATGGGCTTCCAAATGAGACATGGGAGGTTAATCTCCCTGTCGAGGAAGTTCCTCCTGAGCTTCCTGAACCAGCTTTAGGCATCAATTTCGCTAGAGATGGCATGCAAGAAAAGGACTGGGTATCTTTGGTTGCCGTTCACAGCGATTCATGGCTTCTTTCTGTTGCATTTTACTTTGGTGCACGTTTTGGATTTGGTAAGAACGAGAG GAAGAGGCTGTTCCAGATGATAAACGAGCTGCCAACCATCTTCGAAGTTGTGACCGGCAATGCAAAGCAGTCCAAGGAACTATctggtaacaacaacaatagcaaAAGCAAATCTAGTGGCGTCAAG AAGCAGTCTCGCCAAACCGAATCTGTCACAAAGGTTGCAAAGATGCCATCGCCACCACCAAAGGATGAAGATGAAAGtgaagacgaggaagaagacgatgaacaAGGTGCTGTTTGTGGCGCTTGTGGAGACAGCTACGGTACAGATGAGTTCTGGATTTGCTGCGATGCATGTGAGAAATGGTTCCATGGGAAATGTGTGAAGATAACACCTGCAAAAGCAGAAAACATCAAGCATTACAAATGCCCAAGTTGCAGTAACAAGAGATCCAGACCTTGA
- the LOC104779588 gene encoding PHD finger protein ALFIN-LIKE 6 isoform X2, which translates to MEGITHAIPRTVEEVFSDFRGRRAGLIKALTNDMVKFYQTCDPEKENLCLYGLPNETWEVNLPVEEVPPELPEPALGINFARDGMQEKDWVSLVAVHSDSWLLSVAFYFGARFGFGKNERKRLFQMINELPTIFEVVTGNAKQSKELSGNNNNSKSKSSGVKSRQTESVTKVAKMPSPPPKDEDESEDEEEDDEQGAVCGACGDSYGTDEFWICCDACEKWFHGKCVKITPAKAENIKHYKCPSCSNKRSRP; encoded by the exons ATGGAGGGAATCACTCATGCTATACCTCGTACTGTTGAAGAGGTCTTTAGCGACTTCAGAGGTCGACGAGCTGGTCTTATCAAAGCCCTCACTAACG ATATGGTGAAGTTTTACCAAACGTGTGATCCTG AGAAGGAGAACTTGTGCCTCTATGGGCTTCCAAATGAGACATGGGAGGTTAATCTCCCTGTCGAGGAAGTTCCTCCTGAGCTTCCTGAACCAGCTTTAGGCATCAATTTCGCTAGAGATGGCATGCAAGAAAAGGACTGGGTATCTTTGGTTGCCGTTCACAGCGATTCATGGCTTCTTTCTGTTGCATTTTACTTTGGTGCACGTTTTGGATTTGGTAAGAACGAGAG GAAGAGGCTGTTCCAGATGATAAACGAGCTGCCAACCATCTTCGAAGTTGTGACCGGCAATGCAAAGCAGTCCAAGGAACTATctggtaacaacaacaatagcaaAAGCAAATCTAGTGGCGTCAAG TCTCGCCAAACCGAATCTGTCACAAAGGTTGCAAAGATGCCATCGCCACCACCAAAGGATGAAGATGAAAGtgaagacgaggaagaagacgatgaacaAGGTGCTGTTTGTGGCGCTTGTGGAGACAGCTACGGTACAGATGAGTTCTGGATTTGCTGCGATGCATGTGAGAAATGGTTCCATGGGAAATGTGTGAAGATAACACCTGCAAAAGCAGAAAACATCAAGCATTACAAATGCCCAAGTTGCAGTAACAAGAGATCCAGACCTTGA